One window of Zerene cesonia ecotype Mississippi unplaced genomic scaffold, Zerene_cesonia_1.1 Zces_u006, whole genome shotgun sequence genomic DNA carries:
- the LOC119838960 gene encoding zinc finger protein 235-like yields the protein MHPLKCCRFCLNSHNLHPIFTYPEHSEKYINTILIATGIKVEYNDQLPQDVCTNCISFINESIKYRKKCEEIQKVLLNYQPNDTLPAVFTIKLNDNVTTIDIFDANDDDFKEFDDNITLDTFQINGSRDISTDTKTVAEAPTDNIFDKKKRSAVRKKNVVRTLKGKTDKESDKRKKERGKEEIECEYCHKILTSKLSLRNHYKIHTGFDVVCEHCGKKFITRRLLLMHCRAKHGYEKTDKCSYCDYKASNAEQVKIHERLHTGEKPYVCNECNAGFHRKSSYLQHVAIHLPEKTVQCDQCPARFKSVTLMRIHKNRHRAPQYRYKCGVCDNSFARRRNAARHLQRVHGVAPDHHIHRHNIH from the exons ATGCATCCTTTAAAATGCTGCagattttgtttgaatagTCATAACTTGCACCCCATATTTACATACCCGGAACACagtgaaaaatacattaatactatattaattgCTACGGGGATTAAG GTTGAATATAACGATCAGCTTCCTCAAGATGTATGTACGAACTGTatcagttttataaatgaatccaTTAAATATAGGAAAAAATGTGAAGAAATCCAGAAGGTTCTACTAAATTATCAACCAAATGACACACTCCCCGCagtttttactataaaattaaatgataatgttACAACAATAGATATATTTGACGCAAACGATGATGACTTCAAGGAGTTTGATGATAATATTACTTTGGACACATTCCAAATAAACGGAAGTAGAGATATAAGCACAGATACAAAAACTGTGGCAGAGGCgcccacagataatatatttgacaAGAAAAAGCGAAGCGCAGttcgtaaaaaaaatgttgtgcGAACTTTGAAAGGTAAAACGGACAAAGAATCTGATAAGAGAAAAAAGGAGAGAGGGAAGGAAGAGATAGAGTGTGAATATTGCCATAAAATATTGACCTCGAAGCTGTCACTGCgtaatcattataaaattcacaCTGGATTTGATGTGGTTTGCGAG CATTGCGGCAAAAAATTCATCACCCGCAGGCTTCTACTGATGCATTGTAGAGCTAAACATGGCTACGAGAAGACGGACAAGTGTTCTTATTGTGATTATAAAGCGTCCAATGCGGAACAAGTCAAA ATACATGAGCGACTCCACACAGGGGAAAAGCCATATGTATGCAATGAATGTAATGCCGGTTTCCACAGAAAGAGCAGCTACTTGCAGCATGTAGCTATACATCTGCCTGAAAAGACCGTTcag TGTGACCAGTGTCCAGCGCGTTTTAAATCGGTTACCCTCATGCGCATACACAAGAACAGACATCGCGCACCACAATACAGATATAAATGTGGCGTTTGCGACAACAGCTTCGCGAGACGTCGTAACGCGGCGAGGCACTTGCAGCGAGTGCACGGCGTCGCGCCGGATCATCATATCCatagacataatatacattga
- the LOC119838961 gene encoding zinc finger protein 62-like, which produces MLPVLLMMNRMSRRRRLVKMQQIEMKPAEKECCRTCLSTENLTPIFISRDMKKKRSDDLKLITGLEIQYNDGLSQKMCSKCIEMMKIALKFRHTSRKAQKTLLNMKPDKVITRTDIFTSKLHKVEAEVYNNDCGYDYQDDFQNTDYQPYEEPKKFKQKLTMPKKKREKIPTAASYKCNTCNKEFRMKATYKAHMRFHTNYCVCESCGKRCRNNNQLQEHKRARHGLGRIHKCAYCEYSSATKEALTIHERRHTGERPYICDHCGATFHRRSNLVQHIAIHLPEKNFQCDMCPKRLKSRKFLQIHKHNAHTGKRYGYLCPVCDHRFEKPNKVRAHTRRVHGLPDDQHGPIVRVQL; this is translated from the exons ATGTTACCCGTTCTTCTAATGATGAATCGAATGTCGAGGCGTAGACGATTAGTTAAAATGcaacaaattgaaatgaaaccaGCTGAAAAAGAGTGTTGTAGGACGTGCTTAAGCACTGAGAACTTAACgcctatatttataagtagagATATGAAGAAAAAACGATCTGATGATCTTAAACTCATAACTGGCTTGGAG ATACAATACAATGATGGTTTATCGCAAAAAATGTGTAGCAAATGTATAGAAATGATGAAAATCGCATTAAAGTTTAGACACACAAGTCGGAAAGCACAAAAGACCCTACTTAATATGAAACCAGATAAAGTTATTACCAGAACTGATATTTTTACTTCTAAATTACATAAAGTTGAGGCAGAGGTGTACAATAATGACTGTGGGTATGATTATCAAGATGACTTCCAAAATACTGATTATCAGCCTTATGAAGAACCGAAGAAGTTTAAACAG AAACTTACAATGCCCAAGAAGAAGAGAGAGAAAATACCGACAGCTGCGTCATACAAATGCAACACATGTAACAAGGAATTTCGAATGAAGGCGACATACAAGGCTCACATGAGGTTCCATACAAACTATTGTGTTTGTGAG TCGTGCGGCAAACGCTGTCGCAACAACAACCAGTTGCAAGAGCACAAGCGCGCCCGACACGGCCTCGGCCGCATACACAAGTGCGCATACTGCGAATACAGCTCCGCGACGAAGGAGGCGCTCACCATTCACGAGCGGCGACACACCGGCGAACGGCCATACATCTGCGACCACTGCGGCGCGACTTTCCATAGACGATCGAATCTGGTGCAGCATATCGCGATACATCTGCCCGAGAAGAACTTTCAG TGCGACATGTGTCCCAAGCGACTGAAGTCCAGAAAGTTCCTACAGATTCACAAACACAATGCGCACACAGGCAAACGGTACGGCTACCTCTGCCCAGTGTGTGACCATCGCTTCGAGAAGCCCAATAAGGTGCGAGCACACACTCGACGGGTTCACGGCCTGCCAGATGATCAGCATGGGCCTATTGTGAGAGTGCAATTGTGA
- the LOC119838955 gene encoding BRCA1-associated RING domain protein 1-like, translated as MSNKMSSEKLNKFLKALDAVKQDYTCGVCSKLCVKPVSLSACFHFICAEHFQNLKQCPTCNMPLDGCSTYTNDDLEKCVESAKELDKIFQNCRPQDSKVLSVKKRANATEESHSGKENKRVLNKNTPDSEFKKPKNKSDLNASLASTASSKKGIEKKNTKGETSLHVACRQGKVDTVLDLLNQGANSNTKDNAGWTPLHEVVQNGKLEIVKALLQFNTLINVPGPSNETPLHEAVRYNRRDIAVELVKHGADLYTRNCKGETPLQLASEDMKAALLDAADNLLQTQGFNITIIANAHSELDFEDVRVFCVSQFRTVINKLKLLTKHHSNLHVEAKFTTKVTHLIVDVDDDVCTSSVDVLQAIVYGIWVISSKWVTKSAEQHLEQFQDYEVKGVGNRSYNGPKNSRYNKYKQLPGIFNGCHFYLHNFISKYEISKTLVLTKAVLTKLITDAGGVVLRRVPNPELIPESEKLVPYHAKKGGKLEICSHYIIFKDMYEPMYNMSHIKALPVGWLIECLEKYELCEP; from the coding sequence ATGAGTAACAAAATGTCTTCTgagaaattaaacaaattcctCAAGGCGTTAGACGCGGTTAAACAAGATTACACTTGCGGCGTTTGTTCTAAATTGTGTGTTAAACCAGTCAGTCTTAGTGCgtgttttcatttcatatgtGCGGAGCATTttcaaaacttaaaacaatgtCCCACTTGTAATATGCCTTTAGATGGTTGTTCTACGTACACTAATGACGATTTggaaaaatgtgtagaatctGCGAAAGAACTTGACaagatttttcaaaattgtagGCCACAAGATTCAAAAGTTCTTTCCGTAAAAAAGCGCGCGAACGCCACAGAAGAGTCCCATTCAGGCAAAGAGAATAAAAGAGTCCTGAACAAAAATACTCCAGATAGTGAATTTAAGAagccaaaaaataaatctgattTGAACGCATCATTAGCATCAACCGCAAGCTCGAAAAAGGgtatagaaaagaaaaacactAAGGGTGAAACGAGTCTGCATGTGGCGTGTAGACAGGGTAAAGTTGATACAGTATTGGATTTATTAAACCAAGGCGCCAACTCCAACACCAAGGATAATGCTGGTTGGACACCGCTACATGAGGTTGTACAGAACGGCAAATTAGAAATTGTTAAAGCACTCTTACAGTTCAATACACTCATTAATGTGCCAGGACCAAGCAATGAGACACCATTGCACGAAGCTGTGAGGTATAATCGTAGAGATATAGCTGTTGAACTTGTTAAGCATGGAGCAGATTTGTATACAAGGAATTGCAAAGGTGAAACTCCTTTGCAATTGGCATCAGAAGACATGAAAGCTGCCTTGCTTGATGCTGCTGATAATTTACTACAAACACAAGGcttcaatataacaataatagcCAATGCACATTCAGAATTAGATTTTGAAGACGTAAGAGTATTCTGCGTCTCCCAATTCAGGACagttatcaataaattgaaactaTTAACGAAACATCATTCTAATTTGCATGTGGAAGCAAAATTTACAACGAAAGTCACTCATTTGATAGTGGATGTGGATGATGATGTATGTACATCTAGTGTTGATGTTTTGCAAGCGATTGTATACGGTATTTGGGTGATATCCTCCAAATGGGTCACAAAATCAGCGGAACAACATCTAGAACAGTTTCAAGACTATGAGGTGAAAGGTGTCGGAAATAGATCCTACAATGGACCGAAAAATTCACGTTACAACAAGTACAAGCAACTGCCGGGCATTTTCAATGGCTGTCACTTCtacttacataattttattagtaaatacgAAATATCGAAAACGTTGGTGTTAACGAAGGCGGTATtgacaaaattaataacagaTGCTGGTGGCGTGGTTTTACGGAGAGTACCTAACCCTGAATTGATACCAGAATCAGAGAAACTTGTTCCGTATCATGCCAAGAAAGGTGGAAAGTTGGAGATATGCtctcattacattatttttaaggatATGTACGAACCAATGTATAACATGTCTCATATAAAGGCCTTACCTGTTGGTTGGCTTATAGAATGTTTAGAGAAGTATGAGTTGTGTGAACCATAG
- the LOC119838958 gene encoding suppressor of fused homolog — translation MSSGSGTSGGGVVRNSALSFVAPAHPANSQSSQGSQEQMDNHQSERLMPAGLKALYEACSKIYPDQPNPLQVTTRLKFWLGGHDPLDYISMYWNPGRPDENIPPHWHYVSFGVSDLHGDGRVHPIPEPGDTVSGYGLELTLRLAADRGQTPPVWPAALLQALARYIFATGNKFCAGDHVSWHTALDGSESRVRHLLVAEDPQLKTVDTPHGRVTFLQMVGCTTRELRAAQRGSGFEVLKLISEDPRCGGPWLVTRVSRRRSARLTTSRRQLVHLAGVSARVNWQKYVPSEEEQCSLSPSVERQIKETLQRGLSSMTDRGSEGHNMSTDSFEMSSMERALPHLTDMVQGSWRSCSVEYLEGVHLMLNSEGASLLPLAIDGRVLHSSHFTWRQGGRSVTVLPPTVGGAVVTDTTPYAVTNNWLQILIPKELAEDMSKKVAPLANLAEIDSETDEEGSTGTTTAPTVPYTISWPSYKLKISVLPDTEFL, via the exons ATGTCAAGCGGAAGTGGCACTAGCGGCGGTGGAGTTGTTAGAAACAGTGCGTTATCGTTCGTTGCGCCTGCGCATCCTGCTAACTCGCAGAGTTCACAGGGCTCTCAAGAGCAGATGGATAATCATCAATCTG AACGTCTGATGCCAGCTGGTTTAAAAGCATTGTATGAAGCATGCTCCAAAATATACCCTGACCAGCCAAACCCACTGCAAGTTACCACTAGGCTTAAGTTttg GCTAGGTGGTCATGACCCTCTGGATTACATCAGCATGTACTGGAACCCAGGCAGACCTGATGAAAACATACCTCCGCACTGGCATTATGTGAG tttcgGAGTATCAGACCTACACGGTGATGGTAGGGTGCACCCCATACCAGAGCCCGGTGACACGGTATCAGGATATGGGCTGGAGTTAACCCTGCGATTAGCAGCGGATAGGGGGCAAACACCGCCAGTGTGGCCAGCTGCCTTGCTGCAAGCGCTGGCTAGATATATTTTCGCTACTG GTAACAAGTTCTGCGCCGGTGACCACGTGTCGTGGCACACCGCGCTCGACGGCTCGGAGTCCCGCGTTCGACACCTGCTCGTGGCTGAGGATCCGCAATTGAAAACTGTGGACACACCCCACGGGAGGGTGACGTTTTTACAG atGGTAGGTTGCACCACAAGGGAGCTCAGAGCGGCTCAAAGAGGTTCTGGGTTCGAAGTTTTGAAACTGATAAGCGAAGATCCTAG ATGTGGTGGACCCTGGCTGGTGACGAGGGTGTCCCGTAGAAGATCAGCTCGACTCACCACCAGCAGGCGGCAGCTGGTGCACTTGGCTGGCGTGTCCGCGAGGGTCAACTGGCAGAAGTACGTTCCG AGCGAGGAAGAACAGTGTTCGCTTTCTCCGAGTGTGGAAAGGCAAATAAAAGAGACCCTACAGAGAGGGCTGTCTTCTATGACTGATAGAGGATCGGaag GCCACAATATGTCTACGGACAGCTTCGAGATGTCGAGCATGGAGCGTGCTTTGCCGCATTTAACTGATATGGTGCAA gGCTCGTGGAGAAGTTGTAGCGTGGAGTATTTAGAAGGTGTCCATCTGATGTTGAACAGCGAAGGTGCTAGCCTTCTGCCCTTGGCCATCGa TGGCCGCGTCCTACACTCGTCGCACTTCACGTGGCGGCAAGGCGGCCGGAGTGTGACCGTGCTCCCCCCCACTGTGGGGGGCGCGGTGGTTACTGACACCACGCCGTATGCGGTCACCAATAATTGGTTACAG atATTAATACCAAAAGAACTAGCGGAAGACATGTCGAAGAAAGTGGCGCCGCTCGCGAATTTAGCTGAAATCGACTCTGAGACGGATGAAGAAGGAAGCACGGGCACAACCACTGCACCTACAGTACCATACACGATCTCGTGGCCTAGTTATAAGTTGAAAATATCCGTTCTGCCTGAtactgaatttttataa
- the LOC119838962 gene encoding transmembrane emp24 domain-containing protein 5-like, whose translation MRYIFLTTIFSVVFAYEKDMTFTVQAGKTDCFYHKVLTNEIIDLEYQVIDASQGELDISFQLADPVGRIIVADYKKSENAHRHTSVLEGDYRFCFDNTFSTFSQKTVFFDLMIDTEDSQSKDYDDEKEMELGNAAETYVMRVRDISESVSKVRDNVAAARRLQELLSAHEARDRNMAEEMCDRVLIWSAVQILLMAVVGMVQVVFVKSLFEDPSNLSLKKLVPNLMSQ comes from the exons ATGCGCTACATTTTCTTGACTACAATTTTTAGTGTCGTGTTCGCATACGAAAAAGATATGACTTTTACAGTTCAAGCAGGGAAAACAGACTGTTTTTATCATAAGGTtcttacaaatgaaataatagatTTAGAATATCAG GTTATAGATGCGTCCCAAGGAGAATTAGACATATCTTTCCAATTGGCAGATCCCGTGGGACGGATAATTGTAGCGGACTATAAGAAGTCGGAGAACGCGCACCGACACACGTCGGTGCTGGAGGGCGACTACAGATTCTGTTTCGATAATACGTTCAGTACTTTTAGTCAGAAAACT GTATTTTTTGATCTGATGATAGATACTGAAGATTCCCAAAGTAAAGATTACGACGATGAGAAAGAAATGGAATTAG GTAACGCCGCGGAGACGTACGTGATGCGCGTGCGCGACATATCCGAATCCGTCAGTAAGGTTAGGGACAACGTGGCGGCGGCTCGGCGCTTGCAGGAGCTGCTGTCCGCGCACGAGGCGCGGGATCGCAACATGGCCGAGGAGATGTGCGACAG GGTGTTGATATGGTCGGCGGtacaaatattgttaatgGCCGTCGTTGGAATGGTACAG gtAGTCTTCGTGAAGAGTCTCTTCGAAGACCCGAGCAATCTGAGTTTAAAGAAATTAGTACCTAATCTAATGTCTCAGTGA